In the Cydia amplana chromosome 14, ilCydAmpl1.1, whole genome shotgun sequence genome, one interval contains:
- the LOC134654016 gene encoding putative uncharacterized protein DDB_G0282133 isoform X3 yields MPCGLKFRWRKGKRHHSSKSSRSVTPDPPTPSSVESFRPIPRTPPPTRVGPPPSPPVPTHPIAPVAPEPSGPIRLIPCAVCGRTFVPESLAKHVKICEKTTVKKRKTFDSSRQRREGLPAANGVNTGTDLEQYLPKNFGLPENSPFLEKSPPNTAKAAPKPKPQSIRTTIMKPAADLQKCPHCSRAFGVRAFERHVEWCADKAKILPAAPVQPPHVTDAKQRLNARTQYKAPLVRGRRSSQSRDKSSQSRSASVESSRDYGDGRRARASESMSSNDCNDEPSPHVPVIRNPRNSQNKSSGDANVKARQARLARDLSSSRLDDGYDPFVSAARQMKELLSSDTDMPKKMHNSSKDLTRTLPILRPARDKAPLSQLRTENSKMIKDTLNKTYQKTPTLQRMKSFGSTNNDNNTNTSSFGGRCSSFRLNRNDKKSSQKLNTTFTKSSKENISMTDKTNFNRNSSLNRSFSSYTTSNYSTPKPKDKIPKIATSMYHSFTRTTIKQPVKLDKIKRDEEEKKKFVNLDAILADDNSSMTDSNYIDPRLINENDNLPINVNTILNNPDIISSMESLLTTENLPSKFDSFSKIHIHNYELNGNIDSQMKAEKDKVNNNTDINKLAAAPVDNLSAQYDKIMSSLEESIASKTLARDEESVFEEFDLEEFMTTFDEEIHKRKSENKRTCSSTTRVVRQSELNGSNRTSAFSSVSSTPKQVNPNSNGLSLTPVTNKPFNFSSNNIVSENLFPSSVKRSTSLLDSIHKKVSKTESGNTRHKSDQLEQDIMQSLKEFDKFYEFEKNQINQSNKDIVNYNAHVHNGTEKESRSKTQRKSGKSESNSNGNYTPNGKSSNDSAYSRLVSLNRISPSKLTVCPKELNGPSSLERIPAGSDSSGSAKDEIRSVSSEEFLAMERSAELDEPIPPPEHTPYKEVENQVHEKRVSSHHASSRRDSWRPRADLSSSSSEVSLHKAPQRLSRFCHECGSRFPVDAAKFCIECGVKRLAV; encoded by the exons GCAAGCGGCACCATTCTTCGAAGTCTTCACGTTCGGTCACGCCGGACCCGCCCACGCCAAGCAGCGTCGAGTCCTTCCGGCCGATCCCGcgcacgccgccgccgaccCGCGTGGGGCCCCCGCCGTCCCCCCCGGTCCCCACTCACCCCATAGCCCCCGTGGCCCCAGAGCCCTCGGGGCCCATCAGGCTAATCCCCTGCGCGGTATGCGGGAGGACCTTCGTACCGGAGTCGCTCGCCAAACATGTCAAAATATGCGAGAAGACGACCGTCAAGAAACGGAAGACATTCGACTCTTCCCGGCAGAGACGCGAAG GGCTGCCAGCGGCGAATGGTGTTAATACCG GTACGGATTTGGAGCAGTACTTGCCAAAGAACTTTGGGTTGCCCGAGAACAGTCCGTTCTTGGAAAAGAGTCCGCCGAACACTGCCAAAGCGGCGCCGAAGCCAAAGCCGCAGTCTATCAGGACTACTATCATGaag CCGGCAGCCGACCTGCAGAAGTGCCCGCACTGCAGCCGCGCGTTCGGCGTGCGCGCCTTCGAGCGGCACGTGGAGTGGTGCGCCGACAAGGCCAAGATCCTCCCCGCCGCGCCCGTGCAGCCGCCGCACGTCACCGACGCGAAGCAGAGGCTTAATGCTCGCACACAGTACAAGGCGCCGCTTGTGAGAGGCAGACG ATCTTCTCAGAGCCGCGACAAGTCGTCCCAGAGCCGCTCGGCGTCCGTGGAGTCGTCGCGCGACTACGGCGACGGACGGCGCGCCAGGGCTTCAG AATCCATGTCGAGCAATGATTGTAATGATGAACCGTCCCCGCACGTGCCAGTTATTAGAAACCCTAGAAACTCTCAAAATAAATCTTCAGGCGATGCCAACGTTAAAGCGCGGCAAGCTAGATTAGCAAGAGATCTTAGCAGCTCAAG acTGGACGACGGTTACGACCCATTTGTATCAGCCGCTAGGCAAATGAAAGAGCTCCTATCTTCAGATACCGATATGCCTAAAAAGATGCATAACTCTTCCAAAGACCTCACCCGCACTCTTCCCATCCTCCGTCCTGCCAGGGACAAAGCTCCATTATCACAACTTCGCACTGAAAATtccaaaatgataaaagacACTCTTAACAAAACATACCAAAAAACTCCTACCCTGCAAAGAATGAAATCTTTTGGAAGCACGAACAACGATAATAACACTAACACTAGCAGTTTCGGGGGTAGATGTAGCTCTTTTAGACTTAACAGAAATGATAAAAAGTCTAGTCAAAAACTGAACACAACCTTTACTAAATCGAGTAAAGAAAATATTAGCATGACAGACAAAACCAACTTCAACCGCAACAGCAGCCTTAATAGATCATTCTCAAGCTACACCACATCTAATTATAGTACTCCAAAACCAAAAGATAAAATCCCGAAGATTGCAACCTCTATGTACCATAGCTTCACGCGAACTACTATAAAACAGCCTGTAAAACTTGACAAAATAAAGAGAGATgaagaagaaaagaaaaaattCGTAAACCTTGATGCAATCCTTGCTGACGATAATTCGTCCATGACCGACAGTAATTACATCGATCCCAGGCTTATTAATGAAAATGATAACTTGCCCATTAATGTAAACACAATCCTAAACAATCCCGACATTATCAGTAGTATGGAGTCCCTTCTTACCACAGAAAACTTGCCTTCTAAATTTGATTCTTTCAGCAAAATACATATtcataattatgaattaaaCGGTAATATTGATTCACAAATGAAAGCGGAAAAAGACAAAGTCAACAACAACACTGACATTAATAAACTGGCTGCCGCCCCGGTAGACAATTTAAGTGCCCAatacgacaaaattatgtcttCTTTGGAAGAAAGCATCGCGTCTAAAACGTTAGCTAGGGATGAGGAGTCTGTCTTCGAGGAGTTTGACCTCGAAGAATTCATGACTACTTTTGACGAAGAAATTCATAAAAGGAAATCTGAAAATAAAAGAACTTGTAGTTCTACCACTAGGGTTGTGAGGCAGTCAGAGCTCAACGGTAGCAATAGGACTTCAGCTTTTAGTAGTGTTAGCTCCACCCCTAAACAAGTAAACCCCAATAGTAACGGTCTCAGTCTCACCCCAGTTACCAACAAGCCTTTTAATTTTAGCAGTAACAATATCGTGAGCGAAAACCTCTTCCCATCCTCCGTCAAACGTTCCACTTCCCTCCTCGACTCCATTCACAAGAAGGTCTCGAAAACGGAAAGCGGGAACACGCGGCACAAATCCGACCAACTCGAACAAGACATTATGCAATCCTTGAAAGAGTTCGACAAGTTCTACGAATTCGAGAAGAACCAAATTAACCAATCGAACAAAGATATCGTCAATTACAATGCACATGTACACAACGGGACGGAAAAGGAATCGCGGAGTAAAACGCAGCGGAAAAGTGGGAAATCTGAGAGCAATTCCAACGGGAACTACACGCCTAATGGGAAATCTAGCAACGACTCGGCTTATAGCAGGTTAGTCAG cttaaatagaaTATCTCCTTCGAAACTAACGGTATGCCCGAAGGAGTTAAACGGTCCGTCGTCATTGGAGCGAATACCCGCGGGCTCGGACTCCAGCGGGAGTGCGAAAGACGAAATACGATCCGTCTCCAGCGAGGAGTTCTTAGCGAtggagcgttcggcggagcTGGACGAGCCCATACCGCCTCCGGAGCATACGCCGTACAAAGAAGTCGAAAACCAAGTCCATG AGAAGCGTGTAAGCTCCCATCATGCGTCGTCGCGGCGCGACTCATGGCGGCCGCGCGCCGACCTGAGCTCGAGCAGCTCGGAGGTGTCGCTGCACAAGGCGCCGCAGCGGCTGTCGCGCTTCTGCCACGAGTGCGGCAGCCGCTTCCCCGTCGACGCCGCCAAGTTCTGCATCGAGTGCGGCGTCAAGCGCCTCGCCGTCTAG
- the LOC134654016 gene encoding putative uncharacterized protein DDB_G0282133 isoform X5: protein METNEGKRHHSSKSSRSVTPDPPTPSSVESFRPIPRTPPPTRVGPPPSPPVPTHPIAPVAPEPSGPIRLIPCAVCGRTFVPESLAKHVKICEKTTVKKRKTFDSSRQRREGLPAANGVNTGTDLEQYLPKNFGLPENSPFLEKSPPNTAKAAPKPKPQSIRTTIMKPAADLQKCPHCSRAFGVRAFERHVEWCADKAKILPAAPVQPPHVTDAKQRLNARTQYKAPLVRGRRSSQSRDKSSQSRSASVESSRDYGDGRRARASESMSSNDCNDEPSPHVPVIRNPRNSQNKSSGDANVKARQARLARDLSSSRLDDGYDPFVSAARQMKELLSSDTDMPKKMHNSSKDLTRTLPILRPARDKAPLSQLRTENSKMIKDTLNKTYQKTPTLQRMKSFGSTNNDNNTNTSSFGGRCSSFRLNRNDKKSSQKLNTTFTKSSKENISMTDKTNFNRNSSLNRSFSSYTTSNYSTPKPKDKIPKIATSMYHSFTRTTIKQPVKLDKIKRDEEEKKKFVNLDAILADDNSSMTDSNYIDPRLINENDNLPINVNTILNNPDIISSMESLLTTENLPSKFDSFSKIHIHNYELNGNIDSQMKAEKDKVNNNTDINKLAAAPVDNLSAQYDKIMSSLEESIASKTLARDEESVFEEFDLEEFMTTFDEEIHKRKSENKRTCSSTTRVVRQSELNGSNRTSAFSSVSSTPKQVNPNSNGLSLTPVTNKPFNFSSNNIVSENLFPSSVKRSTSLLDSIHKKVSKTESGNTRHKSDQLEQDIMQSLKEFDKFYEFEKNQINQSNKDIVNYNAHVHNGTEKESRSKTQRKSGKSESNSNGNYTPNGKSSNDSAYSRLVSLNRISPSKLTVCPKELNGPSSLERIPAGSDSSGSAKDEIRSVSSEEFLAMERSAELDEPIPPPEHTPYKEVENQVHEKRVSSHHASSRRDSWRPRADLSSSSSEVSLHKAPQRLSRFCHECGSRFPVDAAKFCIECGVKRLAV, encoded by the exons GCAAGCGGCACCATTCTTCGAAGTCTTCACGTTCGGTCACGCCGGACCCGCCCACGCCAAGCAGCGTCGAGTCCTTCCGGCCGATCCCGcgcacgccgccgccgaccCGCGTGGGGCCCCCGCCGTCCCCCCCGGTCCCCACTCACCCCATAGCCCCCGTGGCCCCAGAGCCCTCGGGGCCCATCAGGCTAATCCCCTGCGCGGTATGCGGGAGGACCTTCGTACCGGAGTCGCTCGCCAAACATGTCAAAATATGCGAGAAGACGACCGTCAAGAAACGGAAGACATTCGACTCTTCCCGGCAGAGACGCGAAG GGCTGCCAGCGGCGAATGGTGTTAATACCG GTACGGATTTGGAGCAGTACTTGCCAAAGAACTTTGGGTTGCCCGAGAACAGTCCGTTCTTGGAAAAGAGTCCGCCGAACACTGCCAAAGCGGCGCCGAAGCCAAAGCCGCAGTCTATCAGGACTACTATCATGaag CCGGCAGCCGACCTGCAGAAGTGCCCGCACTGCAGCCGCGCGTTCGGCGTGCGCGCCTTCGAGCGGCACGTGGAGTGGTGCGCCGACAAGGCCAAGATCCTCCCCGCCGCGCCCGTGCAGCCGCCGCACGTCACCGACGCGAAGCAGAGGCTTAATGCTCGCACACAGTACAAGGCGCCGCTTGTGAGAGGCAGACG ATCTTCTCAGAGCCGCGACAAGTCGTCCCAGAGCCGCTCGGCGTCCGTGGAGTCGTCGCGCGACTACGGCGACGGACGGCGCGCCAGGGCTTCAG AATCCATGTCGAGCAATGATTGTAATGATGAACCGTCCCCGCACGTGCCAGTTATTAGAAACCCTAGAAACTCTCAAAATAAATCTTCAGGCGATGCCAACGTTAAAGCGCGGCAAGCTAGATTAGCAAGAGATCTTAGCAGCTCAAG acTGGACGACGGTTACGACCCATTTGTATCAGCCGCTAGGCAAATGAAAGAGCTCCTATCTTCAGATACCGATATGCCTAAAAAGATGCATAACTCTTCCAAAGACCTCACCCGCACTCTTCCCATCCTCCGTCCTGCCAGGGACAAAGCTCCATTATCACAACTTCGCACTGAAAATtccaaaatgataaaagacACTCTTAACAAAACATACCAAAAAACTCCTACCCTGCAAAGAATGAAATCTTTTGGAAGCACGAACAACGATAATAACACTAACACTAGCAGTTTCGGGGGTAGATGTAGCTCTTTTAGACTTAACAGAAATGATAAAAAGTCTAGTCAAAAACTGAACACAACCTTTACTAAATCGAGTAAAGAAAATATTAGCATGACAGACAAAACCAACTTCAACCGCAACAGCAGCCTTAATAGATCATTCTCAAGCTACACCACATCTAATTATAGTACTCCAAAACCAAAAGATAAAATCCCGAAGATTGCAACCTCTATGTACCATAGCTTCACGCGAACTACTATAAAACAGCCTGTAAAACTTGACAAAATAAAGAGAGATgaagaagaaaagaaaaaattCGTAAACCTTGATGCAATCCTTGCTGACGATAATTCGTCCATGACCGACAGTAATTACATCGATCCCAGGCTTATTAATGAAAATGATAACTTGCCCATTAATGTAAACACAATCCTAAACAATCCCGACATTATCAGTAGTATGGAGTCCCTTCTTACCACAGAAAACTTGCCTTCTAAATTTGATTCTTTCAGCAAAATACATATtcataattatgaattaaaCGGTAATATTGATTCACAAATGAAAGCGGAAAAAGACAAAGTCAACAACAACACTGACATTAATAAACTGGCTGCCGCCCCGGTAGACAATTTAAGTGCCCAatacgacaaaattatgtcttCTTTGGAAGAAAGCATCGCGTCTAAAACGTTAGCTAGGGATGAGGAGTCTGTCTTCGAGGAGTTTGACCTCGAAGAATTCATGACTACTTTTGACGAAGAAATTCATAAAAGGAAATCTGAAAATAAAAGAACTTGTAGTTCTACCACTAGGGTTGTGAGGCAGTCAGAGCTCAACGGTAGCAATAGGACTTCAGCTTTTAGTAGTGTTAGCTCCACCCCTAAACAAGTAAACCCCAATAGTAACGGTCTCAGTCTCACCCCAGTTACCAACAAGCCTTTTAATTTTAGCAGTAACAATATCGTGAGCGAAAACCTCTTCCCATCCTCCGTCAAACGTTCCACTTCCCTCCTCGACTCCATTCACAAGAAGGTCTCGAAAACGGAAAGCGGGAACACGCGGCACAAATCCGACCAACTCGAACAAGACATTATGCAATCCTTGAAAGAGTTCGACAAGTTCTACGAATTCGAGAAGAACCAAATTAACCAATCGAACAAAGATATCGTCAATTACAATGCACATGTACACAACGGGACGGAAAAGGAATCGCGGAGTAAAACGCAGCGGAAAAGTGGGAAATCTGAGAGCAATTCCAACGGGAACTACACGCCTAATGGGAAATCTAGCAACGACTCGGCTTATAGCAGGTTAGTCAG cttaaatagaaTATCTCCTTCGAAACTAACGGTATGCCCGAAGGAGTTAAACGGTCCGTCGTCATTGGAGCGAATACCCGCGGGCTCGGACTCCAGCGGGAGTGCGAAAGACGAAATACGATCCGTCTCCAGCGAGGAGTTCTTAGCGAtggagcgttcggcggagcTGGACGAGCCCATACCGCCTCCGGAGCATACGCCGTACAAAGAAGTCGAAAACCAAGTCCATG AGAAGCGTGTAAGCTCCCATCATGCGTCGTCGCGGCGCGACTCATGGCGGCCGCGCGCCGACCTGAGCTCGAGCAGCTCGGAGGTGTCGCTGCACAAGGCGCCGCAGCGGCTGTCGCGCTTCTGCCACGAGTGCGGCAGCCGCTTCCCCGTCGACGCCGCCAAGTTCTGCATCGAGTGCGGCGTCAAGCGCCTCGCCGTCTAG